Proteins encoded within one genomic window of Hahella chejuensis KCTC 2396:
- a CDS encoding Rhs family protein — protein MPGQKDNKLVLILTRQTTTDAVDNVIAVYRYTLHSTGRREQIEEPHNGRVSTYTYDALYRMTHDAISDPVNGDYSAEYRFDKVGNRTYSIINGVHTAYSYDDNDRLTQQGCVTYRYDANGNTLTETEDGLVTARYTYSAKNKLLAVTKAGETTSFGYNPDGIRTRKAGSGATTDFIVDQNRDYAQVLQEVVNGAKQVSYVYGDDLLSQGRFVNL, from the coding sequence TTGCCGGGGCAGAAGGACAATAAGCTTGTTCTCATTCTGACGCGTCAAACCACGACGGATGCGGTGGACAACGTCATCGCCGTCTACCGTTACACCCTGCACAGCACGGGGAGACGGGAGCAAATCGAAGAGCCGCACAACGGCCGGGTGTCGACCTATACCTACGACGCCCTGTATCGCATGACGCATGACGCGATCAGCGATCCAGTTAATGGCGACTACAGCGCGGAATACCGCTTCGACAAAGTCGGCAATCGCACCTACAGCATCATCAACGGTGTCCACACCGCCTACAGCTATGACGACAATGACCGCCTGACGCAACAGGGCTGCGTCACCTACAGGTATGACGCCAACGGCAATACGCTGACGGAAACCGAAGACGGTCTGGTCACCGCTCGTTACACCTACAGCGCGAAGAACAAACTCCTCGCGGTAACAAAAGCGGGCGAGACCACCAGCTTCGGTTATAACCCGGACGGTATTCGCACTCGGAAAGCGGGAAGCGGCGCAACCACCGACTTTATCGTCGACCAGAACCGCGACTACGCCCAGGTGCTGCAAGAAGTCGTCAACGGCGCCAAACAGGTCAGCTATGTGTACGGCGACGACCTGCTAAGCCAAGGTCGATTTGTCAACCTTTAA
- a CDS encoding transposase, with amino-acid sequence MRTVEEIADIEHKLAELIKKDEQCRRLQALEGVGPVGALLLKIVLGNPGHFKNGREAAACVGLTPVQHNSSGGKERIGSISRVSGNSRLRSALFQGALATITQLERRPCRTQKEVWLSQLVARRGKKVAAIALVNKTVRTAYALLKQGKEYQPELLAA; translated from the coding sequence TTGAGAACCGTTGAAGAGATCGCCGACATCGAGCACAAGCTGGCCGAACTGATCAAAAAAGACGAACAGTGCCGACGCCTGCAGGCTCTGGAAGGAGTGGGTCCGGTAGGTGCTTTACTGTTAAAAATCGTATTAGGCAACCCAGGACACTTTAAAAATGGCCGTGAAGCGGCCGCCTGCGTTGGCCTCACCCCCGTGCAACATAATAGCAGCGGCGGCAAAGAAAGAATCGGCTCGATCTCCCGAGTCTCGGGTAACAGCAGGCTACGTAGCGCCCTGTTTCAAGGGGCGTTAGCGACCATTACCCAATTGGAAAGGCGTCCCTGCCGAACCCAAAAAGAGGTGTGGCTGAGTCAGCTGGTAGCCAGACGGGGTAAGAAAGTGGCCGCCATTGCTTTAGTCAATAAAACCGTACGGACAGCGTACGCCTTGCTCAAGCAGGGCAAAGAGTATCAGCCGGAATTGCTTGCGGCTTAA
- a CDS encoding IS110 family transposase — protein sequence MQKLNVIAIDLAKNVFQVCKTDQHGRVVFNKAMTRTSLKTFLIREKVSMVAMESCGGTHYWGRYAEAAGHYVKAISARQVKAFRQGQKTDANDALAIAVRQPHIKTSRVISAQEQCLQGIECMRDLLVKQKVSLSNQLRGLLLEFGLPIAQGDRALN from the coding sequence ATGCAGAAGCTTAACGTGATCGCCATTGATCTGGCAAAGAATGTCTTTCAAGTCTGTAAAACCGACCAGCATGGTCGGGTGGTTTTTAATAAAGCGATGACACGAACATCCCTGAAGACATTTCTGATACGCGAAAAAGTGTCCATGGTCGCCATGGAGTCTTGTGGCGGTACCCATTACTGGGGGCGGTATGCTGAAGCCGCTGGCCACTATGTCAAAGCCATTTCGGCACGACAAGTGAAAGCCTTTCGCCAAGGCCAGAAAACCGACGCAAATGATGCGTTGGCGATTGCGGTCAGGCAGCCTCACATTAAAACCAGCAGAGTGATCTCGGCGCAAGAGCAGTGTTTGCAAGGAATAGAGTGCATGCGCGACCTGCTGGTAAAACAAAAAGTGAGCCTGAGTAATCAGTTACGCGGACTGCTACTGGAGTTTGGGCTCCCCATTGCTCAGGGGGATCGCGCATTAAATTGA
- a CDS encoding IS4-like element ISHch2 family transposase, with protein MKIAHKITNLLDCPEFISAHRVLPHHFTRKRHLTFKNLVLFLLNQPNSALQTELDQFFRVLTDAALETQVVTAQAFSKARKKLKPSALQALNEVLQAQIDLCRQRQTWQGMRLLAIDGSTVHLPLEDALARHFGAHSGFPVARLSVLLDIADNQALHNLIVTPDIDERGCAAMHLEHAPDNSLILFDRGYPAHWLFAECQRRQQHFLMRMPVNFNPEVTQFLHSDKAEQTIHLTCRSWSTRQACEQAGVDPQTVIPLRLIRVILSTGEVEVLATSLLDADRFPLALFSDLYHRRWGIESDYRRLKQTLQLDNFSGRTVTAVLQDFHAQQLLKNLAMLMQALQQPLIEQQCRRRKLRWKANFAGAPSRKGCLG; from the coding sequence TTGAAAATTGCACACAAAATAACCAACCTGCTTGACTGCCCTGAATTCATCTCCGCCCACCGCGTCCTGCCTCACCACTTCACTCGCAAACGCCATCTCACCTTCAAAAATCTCGTACTGTTTCTGCTCAACCAACCCAACAGCGCTCTGCAAACCGAGTTGGATCAGTTCTTCCGGGTCTTGACTGACGCCGCCCTGGAAACCCAGGTCGTCACGGCTCAGGCTTTCAGCAAAGCCCGCAAAAAACTCAAACCCTCCGCCCTGCAAGCCTTGAACGAAGTATTACAGGCCCAGATTGATCTCTGCCGGCAACGCCAGACCTGGCAGGGGATGCGCCTACTCGCCATCGATGGCTCCACCGTCCACTTACCCCTGGAAGATGCTTTGGCCCGGCATTTCGGGGCCCATAGCGGTTTTCCCGTGGCCCGGTTGTCCGTGCTACTGGACATCGCTGACAACCAGGCTTTGCACAACCTGATAGTGACCCCGGATATCGACGAGCGGGGCTGTGCCGCCATGCACCTGGAGCACGCCCCTGACAACAGCCTCATCCTGTTCGACCGGGGGTATCCGGCGCACTGGCTGTTCGCTGAATGTCAGCGCCGGCAGCAACACTTCCTGATGCGTATGCCCGTCAACTTCAATCCGGAAGTCACGCAATTCCTCCACTCCGACAAGGCCGAGCAGACGATCCATCTGACCTGCCGCAGTTGGAGCACCCGCCAAGCCTGTGAACAGGCCGGCGTCGACCCGCAAACCGTGATTCCGTTACGCCTGATCCGGGTCATCCTGTCAACTGGAGAAGTCGAGGTGCTGGCCACCTCCTTGCTCGACGCCGACAGGTTTCCACTCGCTCTCTTCTCCGATCTCTACCACCGCCGCTGGGGGATCGAATCCGACTACCGACGACTCAAGCAAACCCTGCAACTGGATAACTTCAGCGGTCGCACCGTCACCGCCGTGCTCCAGGACTTTCACGCCCAACAACTGTTGAAGAACCTGGCCATGCTCATGCAGGCCCTGCAACAGCCGCTCATCGAGCAGCAGTGCCGGCGCCGCAAACTGCGCTGGAAGGCTAACTTTGCGGGGGCGCCCAGCCGCAAGGGGTGTCTCGGCTGA